The following coding sequences are from one Lipingzhangella halophila window:
- a CDS encoding TetR/AcrR family transcriptional regulator: MATARATMQTPGRRQRSESKQAAILDAAEALFASEGYELTSVDAIAVRAKVSKRTIYDHFGDKQTLFHSVLVRVGDSLTATVRQVIDEELTKGRDLHEALTAFALRLATEAFPSSDYVTFRRLTSRWQSAPRLPEGADEHPERLLEERFAALAADGEIRVADPRRAVQHFKALTLLLALDALDDESASSAGDPEISAIIADGVDVFLRAYR, encoded by the coding sequence ATGGCGACGGCGAGAGCGACCATGCAGACCCCTGGTCGGCGGCAGCGGTCCGAGAGCAAGCAAGCGGCCATCCTTGATGCGGCCGAGGCGCTGTTCGCCTCCGAGGGGTACGAGCTCACCAGCGTCGACGCCATCGCAGTCCGGGCCAAGGTGTCCAAACGGACCATCTACGACCACTTCGGCGATAAGCAGACCCTTTTCCACAGCGTCCTCGTCCGCGTCGGCGACTCCTTGACGGCGACCGTGCGCCAGGTGATCGACGAGGAGCTCACCAAGGGACGCGACCTGCACGAAGCGCTGACGGCCTTCGCACTCCGGCTGGCGACAGAAGCGTTCCCGTCGTCGGACTACGTGACCTTCCGGCGGCTGACCTCGCGGTGGCAATCGGCGCCGCGGTTGCCCGAGGGCGCGGACGAGCATCCGGAACGGTTGCTGGAAGAGCGGTTCGCGGCGCTCGCCGCGGATGGCGAGATCCGGGTGGCCGACCCGCGCCGTGCCGTGCAGCACTTCAAGGCCTTGACCCTCCTCCTCGCCCTGGACGCGCTCGACGACGAGTCGGCGAGCTCAGCGGGGGACCCGGAGATTTCCGCGATCATCGCGGACGGGGTCGACGTGTTCCTCCGCGCCTACCGCTGA
- a CDS encoding ABC transporter permease has translation MNILRSEWTKLRSVRSTWIAALSTVVSGAALSLLSASGVLGTPPSELPGGWDPTAASLQGFIFAQLVIGMLGALSVTAEYDTGMIGTSLAAVPSRSRLLTAKLAVAAAIALGTGLATTLVSFTAVQIMFDGAGLPAAGIADPGVAGALVGAMLYLALIALLGAAVGTLTRSATSSLAVLVGALLIVPATGPGLPGVLGDWFARYWPITAGQASYTVVPAADMVAPALGFGILAATTAAAGIAGHTAFRVRDV, from the coding sequence ATGAACATCCTCCGCTCCGAATGGACCAAACTCCGCAGTGTCCGCAGCACCTGGATCGCGGCCCTGAGCACCGTCGTCTCCGGTGCCGCGCTGAGTCTGCTCAGCGCCTCCGGCGTGCTCGGCACGCCTCCGTCCGAGCTGCCCGGCGGCTGGGATCCGACGGCGGCAAGCCTGCAGGGGTTCATCTTCGCGCAGTTGGTCATCGGGATGCTCGGCGCTCTCAGTGTCACGGCCGAGTACGACACCGGCATGATCGGCACCAGCCTCGCGGCCGTCCCCTCGCGGTCCCGCCTGCTCACGGCCAAGCTCGCCGTTGCGGCGGCCATCGCACTCGGCACCGGACTCGCGACGACGCTCGTCAGCTTCACGGCGGTCCAGATTATGTTCGACGGCGCCGGCCTGCCCGCCGCCGGCATCGCCGACCCCGGCGTCGCGGGCGCGCTCGTCGGTGCAATGCTCTACCTGGCCCTCATCGCCTTGCTCGGGGCGGCCGTCGGTACGCTGACGCGGTCGGCCACCAGCAGTCTCGCCGTGCTCGTCGGTGCCCTCCTGATCGTGCCCGCCACCGGTCCGGGTCTGCCCGGCGTCCTCGGCGACTGGTTCGCCCGGTACTGGCCGATCACCGCCGGCCAAGCCTCCTACACAGTGGTCCCCGCCGCCGACATGGTCGCCCCCGCGCTCGGATTCGGGATTCTCGCCGCGACCACCGCGGCCGCCGGTATCGCCGGCCACACCGCGTTCCGGGTCCGCGACGTGTGA
- a CDS encoding ethanolamine utilization protein EutH, translating to MEIIGQVIIYIMMAFLLVGAVMSLFNDTSGMGKEFKEGIYAIGPIFLPVAGIMCLIPILSDLITTYLGPVYAWIHSDPSLAATTLIAGDMGGYQLASETAGSHSAWILAFAVSLTAGSTIIFTIPVGLAMLKQRDHKYMALGIMAGLLAIPFAVFIVALLLQMAGTPLRAEVSTSAESTLPFDMPVSEILLNLVPIAVFVVLLALGLRFLTGFMVKAFIVFGRCLDAAIKIALALAVVQYFTGVFDIFGEWPLAPFIADEEDQFRALEVAGYIGVMLAGAFPMVYAIQTWLAKPLSVVGGRLGFSHQGAAGLLAGAANVLALFRVVQAMPPRDKVLTIAFAVCAAFTIGDHLAFTANFQPNMVASLFLGKLAGGVIGMLLAVWLALPYTRVLQARDAAEDEKDALEAEAAQAAEEEPAGR from the coding sequence ATGGAAATTATCGGACAGGTCATCATCTACATCATGATGGCGTTCCTCTTGGTGGGCGCCGTCATGTCCTTGTTCAACGACACGAGCGGCATGGGCAAGGAGTTCAAAGAAGGCATCTACGCGATAGGCCCGATCTTTCTTCCCGTCGCCGGGATCATGTGCCTGATCCCGATTCTCAGCGACCTGATCACCACCTATCTGGGCCCGGTCTACGCGTGGATCCACAGTGACCCCTCGCTCGCGGCGACCACCCTCATCGCCGGCGACATGGGCGGCTACCAACTGGCCAGCGAGACCGCGGGAAGCCACAGCGCGTGGATCCTCGCGTTCGCGGTGAGCCTCACCGCGGGCTCCACGATCATCTTCACGATCCCGGTCGGGCTGGCGATGCTCAAGCAGCGCGACCACAAGTACATGGCGCTGGGGATCATGGCGGGTTTGCTGGCAATCCCGTTCGCCGTGTTCATCGTGGCGCTGCTGCTCCAGATGGCGGGCACCCCGCTTCGCGCGGAGGTGTCCACCTCGGCGGAGTCGACCCTGCCCTTCGATATGCCCGTCTCAGAGATCCTGCTCAACCTGGTGCCGATCGCGGTCTTCGTCGTGCTGCTCGCCTTGGGCTTGCGGTTCCTCACCGGGTTCATGGTCAAGGCGTTCATCGTCTTCGGCCGCTGCCTGGACGCCGCCATCAAGATCGCTCTCGCGCTGGCGGTCGTGCAGTACTTCACGGGGGTCTTCGACATCTTCGGCGAGTGGCCGCTCGCGCCGTTCATCGCCGACGAGGAAGACCAGTTCCGCGCCCTGGAGGTCGCCGGATACATCGGTGTCATGCTCGCGGGCGCGTTCCCGATGGTGTACGCGATCCAGACCTGGCTCGCCAAGCCGCTCTCGGTCGTCGGCGGCCGCCTCGGCTTCAGCCATCAGGGTGCGGCCGGGCTGCTGGCCGGAGCCGCGAACGTGCTGGCGCTGTTCCGCGTGGTCCAGGCGATGCCGCCGCGGGACAAGGTGCTCACGATCGCGTTCGCGGTCTGCGCCGCGTTCACCATCGGCGACCACCTCGCGTTCACCGCGAACTTCCAGCCCAACATGGTTGCTTCGCTCTTCCTCGGCAAACTCGCGGGCGGCGTCATCGGGATGCTGCTCGCGGTCTGGCTCGCGCTGCCCTACACCCGGGTCCTCCAGGCCCGGGACGCCGCTGAGGACGAGAAAGACGCCCTCGAAGCGGAGGCCGCCCAGGCCGCGGAGGAGGAGCCGGCGGGCCGGTGA
- a CDS encoding cache domain-containing protein: MADDDPHRRARAASEAIGARIDSVFEELAEIGEVTTAALASGPLNRADLTDVDAALQQMLVRNRRVVDGAGVAFAPGVLLDAHTWLEWWRVSGHEELEFARHVFNPSSVRYYDYTEMQWFALPVARQRAAAVGPYFDSGGTDRNIVTLSTPCPTGGGTSVAAADLRLDQLESEFRTALGSDAPAVALVNDRDRVIASTSAYVLAGTLLPSDTEERYSFTDVVSLDPERLPWRVAAVS; this comes from the coding sequence ATGGCCGATGACGATCCGCACCGCCGGGCGCGGGCGGCCTCCGAGGCCATCGGCGCACGCATCGACTCGGTCTTCGAGGAGCTGGCGGAGATCGGCGAGGTCACCACCGCTGCGCTGGCCTCCGGTCCGCTGAACCGCGCGGACCTGACCGACGTGGACGCGGCCCTGCAGCAGATGCTGGTCCGGAACCGCCGCGTGGTCGACGGGGCAGGTGTGGCCTTCGCCCCCGGCGTGCTGCTCGACGCGCACACCTGGCTTGAATGGTGGCGCGTGTCCGGCCACGAGGAACTGGAGTTCGCCCGCCACGTCTTCAACCCCTCCTCGGTCCGCTACTACGACTACACCGAGATGCAGTGGTTCGCGCTTCCGGTGGCCCGGCAACGGGCGGCGGCAGTGGGTCCGTACTTCGACAGCGGCGGAACGGACCGCAACATCGTGACCCTCTCGACTCCCTGCCCCACGGGGGGCGGAACGAGCGTTGCAGCGGCTGACCTGCGGCTGGACCAACTGGAGAGCGAGTTCCGGACAGCACTCGGCAGCGACGCGCCCGCGGTGGCCCTGGTCAATGACCGCGACCGCGTGATCGCCTCGACCAGCGCGTACGTGCTCGCCGGGACGCTGCTGCCCTCGGACACCGAGGAGCGCTACTCCTTCACCGATGTGGTGTCCCTGGACCCCGAGCGCCTGCCCTGGCGGGTTGCCGCGGTCTCCTGA
- a CDS encoding ABC transporter ATP-binding protein has product MPVAESALAPAPAVDIRAQGLTKRYGNTTAVDDLSFTANPGVITGFLGPNGAGKSTALRMLLGLTKPTRGTITIGDRHISEFGDPARRVGALLDARAVHPQRIASDHLLAFAQTAGLGKKRVGEVLDLVGLTDAAKRRTGEFSLGMHQRLGIATALLGDPGVLVLDEPLNGLDPEGIRWMRTLMRDLAAEGRTILFSSHLMSEMELTADNLVVIGQGRLIAEATLEEFVQEHTTQTVTVRSPEFDELGSALSRAGITFDRAAGPSLLVTGADASTVGKIAATEGIALEELTRVRESLEDVFLRLTHNATEYESHAA; this is encoded by the coding sequence GTGCCAGTTGCGGAGTCCGCGTTGGCCCCGGCGCCCGCGGTCGACATTCGAGCGCAGGGCCTGACGAAGCGATACGGCAACACCACCGCGGTGGACGACCTGTCCTTCACCGCGAACCCCGGCGTTATCACCGGGTTCCTCGGACCCAACGGAGCAGGCAAGAGCACGGCGCTGCGCATGCTCCTGGGGCTGACCAAGCCCACCCGGGGCACCATCACGATCGGCGACCGCCACATCAGCGAGTTCGGCGACCCGGCACGCAGGGTCGGCGCCCTGTTGGATGCCCGTGCGGTCCACCCGCAACGCATCGCCTCCGACCACCTGCTCGCCTTCGCCCAGACCGCGGGCCTCGGCAAAAAGCGGGTGGGCGAGGTGCTGGACCTCGTAGGACTGACGGACGCGGCGAAGCGCCGCACCGGCGAGTTCTCCTTGGGCATGCACCAACGCCTGGGCATCGCGACGGCCCTGCTCGGCGACCCGGGAGTGCTGGTGCTCGACGAGCCGCTCAACGGCCTGGACCCCGAGGGCATCCGCTGGATGCGCACCCTGATGCGCGACCTCGCCGCAGAGGGCCGCACCATCCTGTTCTCCAGCCACCTGATGTCCGAGATGGAGCTGACCGCCGACAACCTCGTCGTCATCGGCCAGGGCCGGCTCATCGCCGAGGCGACACTCGAGGAGTTCGTGCAGGAACACACGACGCAGACGGTCACCGTCCGGTCGCCGGAATTCGACGAACTCGGGTCCGCACTGAGCCGGGCCGGCATCACCTTCGACCGGGCGGCCGGTCCCAGCCTCCTCGTCACCGGAGCCGACGCCTCGACAGTTGGCAAGATCGCCGCAACCGAGGGGATCGCCCTCGAAGAGCTCACGCGGGTCCGCGAGTCCCTGGAGGACGTCTTCCTCCGGCTCACCCACAACGCCACCGAGTACGAAAGCCACGCAGCATGA
- a CDS encoding D-arabinono-1,4-lactone oxidase, whose amino-acid sequence MPSEPTNPSPTGRPNPLAGIDHSLHQQWTNWSGSQSATPAYTVRPRTEQEAIDTVRFAIREGYPVRALGAGHSFTPVVQTGGILLDMQHVSAVTGTDAEKRRVRALGGTAIREFGPPLWEAGLSLANQGDVDHQSIAGALSTGTHGSGTEFGSFSSTLKGARILNGHGEVVEITEKDVRELRAAQVAVGTLGILLEVELEVVPRYHLQEQITYPTWEESRASWDRDIADNRHYSFLWCPHEGSAELYELPTPDDLSMVNRSYTKRYNEVELDESTGVSAEKGSRRDRAYRIYPGGFGIPFHELEYYVDSRHALEAVEAMQDLMRNRHPEQQYPLEVRWVKQDEGLISPFQGRDTTVLSVSGAPGTDYWPYLLDVDAMLQGFDARAHWGKIHLLTRDRVAELYPGYEEFVAVRREFDPNGVFLNDHTRALFG is encoded by the coding sequence ATGCCTTCGGAGCCGACCAACCCCTCCCCAACCGGCCGCCCCAACCCTCTCGCCGGCATCGACCACAGCCTGCACCAGCAGTGGACCAACTGGTCCGGCAGCCAGTCGGCGACACCCGCCTACACCGTCCGTCCCCGCACGGAACAGGAGGCGATCGACACCGTCCGCTTCGCGATCCGCGAGGGCTACCCGGTCCGCGCGCTGGGCGCCGGCCATTCCTTCACTCCCGTCGTGCAGACCGGAGGCATCCTGCTCGACATGCAGCACGTATCGGCCGTGACCGGTACGGACGCTGAGAAGCGCCGCGTGCGCGCGCTGGGCGGTACCGCGATCCGCGAGTTCGGCCCGCCCCTGTGGGAGGCCGGCCTGTCCCTGGCCAACCAGGGCGACGTCGACCACCAGTCGATCGCCGGCGCCCTCTCCACCGGCACCCACGGCTCGGGCACCGAGTTCGGCAGTTTCTCCTCCACGTTGAAGGGCGCGCGAATCCTCAACGGGCACGGAGAGGTCGTCGAGATCACCGAGAAGGACGTCCGCGAACTGCGTGCCGCGCAGGTGGCGGTGGGCACGCTCGGCATCCTGCTGGAGGTCGAGCTGGAAGTCGTCCCCCGGTACCACCTGCAGGAGCAGATCACCTATCCGACCTGGGAGGAGTCCCGCGCCAGCTGGGACCGCGACATCGCGGACAACCGCCACTACTCCTTCCTGTGGTGCCCGCACGAAGGGTCCGCGGAGCTGTACGAGCTCCCCACCCCGGACGACCTGTCCATGGTCAACCGCAGCTACACCAAGCGCTACAACGAGGTGGAACTCGACGAGAGCACCGGCGTCTCCGCGGAGAAAGGCTCGCGCCGGGACCGCGCCTACCGGATCTACCCGGGCGGGTTCGGCATCCCGTTCCACGAACTGGAGTACTACGTCGACTCGCGCCACGCCCTGGAGGCGGTGGAGGCGATGCAGGACCTGATGCGCAACCGGCACCCCGAGCAGCAGTATCCGCTGGAAGTGCGCTGGGTCAAGCAGGACGAAGGCCTGATCTCGCCCTTCCAGGGCCGCGACACCACCGTGCTGTCCGTTTCCGGCGCGCCGGGAACCGACTACTGGCCCTACCTGCTCGACGTCGACGCGATGCTCCAGGGCTTCGACGCCCGCGCCCACTGGGGCAAGATCCACCTGCTCACCCGCGACCGCGTCGCCGAGCTGTACCCGGGTTACGAGGAGTTCGTCGCGGTGCGCCGCGAGTTCGATCCGAACGGTGTCTTCCTGAACGACCACACTCGTGCTCTCTTCGGCTGA
- a CDS encoding FadR/GntR family transcriptional regulator, which translates to MSNDTEMSWPEATISTATVGMIAQMLGTESVLSSRADRITRRLERAIAVGILDHGDKLPTETVLAEQLGVSSITLRQSLAELRAKGFIETKRGRGGGSYITTHPPVSQEQLIGRLMDRTTEELRELGDLAATIAEGVGRRAALRADSEDIRRAELIAGEFHSATTPENLRRTDSRFHIAVSDASHSERLANSTLQVHGELAELMWLRDDFTESARTANDEHLAILDAISRHDPDSAGRLCGAHHEREIRDIIELFLMVTDGGWSDHGR; encoded by the coding sequence GTGAGCAACGACACCGAGATGTCGTGGCCTGAGGCGACGATCTCCACAGCGACGGTCGGCATGATCGCTCAGATGCTCGGCACCGAATCCGTCCTGTCCAGCAGGGCGGATCGGATCACCCGGCGGCTGGAGCGGGCGATCGCCGTCGGCATTCTCGACCACGGCGATAAGCTCCCGACGGAAACCGTGCTGGCCGAGCAGTTGGGCGTGTCGTCGATCACACTGCGGCAGTCCCTCGCTGAGCTGCGGGCGAAGGGTTTCATCGAAACCAAGCGGGGACGCGGTGGCGGGAGCTACATCACGACGCATCCGCCGGTCAGCCAAGAGCAACTGATCGGCCGGCTCATGGACCGCACCACCGAGGAACTGCGCGAACTGGGTGATCTGGCGGCGACGATCGCGGAAGGGGTCGGCCGCCGCGCGGCTCTGCGCGCCGATTCCGAGGACATCCGGCGGGCGGAGCTCATCGCCGGAGAGTTCCACAGCGCGACGACTCCGGAGAACCTGCGCCGGACCGACAGCCGGTTCCACATTGCGGTCAGCGACGCCTCGCATTCCGAACGCCTCGCCAACTCAACGCTGCAGGTCCACGGCGAGCTGGCGGAACTCATGTGGCTGCGCGACGACTTCACCGAGTCCGCACGCACGGCGAACGACGAGCACCTCGCCATTCTCGACGCGATCTCCCGACACGATCCGGACTCCGCGGGGCGCCTCTGCGGTGCGCACCACGAGCGCGAGATACGGGACATCATCGAGCTTTTCCTCATGGTCACCGACGGCGGATGGAGCGATCATGGCCGATGA